Proteins encoded together in one Cataglyphis hispanica isolate Lineage 1 chromosome 17, ULB_Chis1_1.0, whole genome shotgun sequence window:
- the LOC126855855 gene encoding proteasome inhibitor PI31 subunit translates to MACVVINLQANPLEHQMTDTNMFGFEALHKVHCKEINKKQDVIILLIHWYLTKCGFRCIGIGDEKAFDASQKGSELLPEGWNSQTSYTLRYIKDEKLYILLGIKSDMDLLLNLVRHHDDSISNIQFSIEETVISYSGLLETMIPSYHTILYNMQKDFIGAIYSGNTKEVATQTNSSNSHSFSIKLNENQRMRRPIISEHDPEHDPERVGVRDLNPFGQGGGMIFNPFPYRPARPSLGVPGRLPPGAIPPGARFDPLGPPDVEPLRPYARRPDDDHFPPPGFDMFD, encoded by the exons ATGGCGTGTGTTGTGATAAATTTGCAAGCTAATCCATTAGAACATCAGATGACAGATACTAATATGTTTGGCTTCGAAGCTTTGCACAAAGTACattgtaaagaaattaataaaaagcaagatgtaataatcttattaatacaCTGGTATTTAACGAAGTGTGGATTCCGTTGCATTGGCATCGGAGATGAA aaagctTTTGATGCATCTCAGAAAGGATCTGAATTACTTCCAGAAGGATGGAATTCGCAAACTAGTTATACATTACGTTATATTaaggatgaaaaattatatatacttcttGGAATCAAATCAGATATGGATCTGTTATTAAACTTAGTg agaCACCATGACGATTCTATCTCTAATATTCAGTTCTCTATTGAAGAAACTGTAATTTCATATTCTGGGCTTTTAGAAACTATGATACCATCATAtcacacaattttatataacatgcaaaaagattttataggTGCAATATATTCTGGAAATACTAAAGAGGTAGCAACTCAAACAAACTCGAGCAACTCACATTCCTtttccattaaattaaatgaaaatcaaaGAATGAGACGGCCAATAATTAG tgaaCATGATCCTGAACATGATCCTGAAAGAGTAGGAGTTAGAGATCTTAATCCGTTTGGACAAGGCGGTGGCATGATATTCAATCCTTTTCCTTATCGTCCCGCTAGACCTAGTTTAGGAGTACCTGGAAGATTGCCACC AGGTGCAATACCACCTGGCGCAAGATTCGATCCCCTTGGTCCACCTGATGTGGAGCCATTAAGACCGTATGCCCGTAGACCCGACGACGACCATTTTCCTCCTCCAGGATTTGATAtgtttgattga